The following proteins come from a genomic window of Flavobacterium crocinum:
- a CDS encoding GH92 family glycosyl hydrolase — protein sequence MELSQINKIGRIAISLTLIFLVSCNAQKTVSLKKKQLSDMVYPLLDTENSRWFFFSSASRPFGMVNLNPDTEINGDWGGGYKYTTDTVKGFSHVHEWQMSGVSVMPVTISEENKKTIFKNFYSKFSHKTEIITPGYHSLKLDRYQITAELTSTPRVGFHKYTFPAKAQKAVLFNLNTVLGPCDNTNGTLEKNNDFELSGSLVLSTNFRRPKPLTVFFKVKTNEPISSVEKDNATGNYLIHFGKTKEQVLMKVGISYTSIENANNNIETELPHWNFNQTTADSRKVWSDLLGRIKVEGGTETDQRRFYTDLWHALQGRKMVSDANGAYPDNTGDKFRVGHLPLNVDGKPKFNHYNSDAFWGAQWTINNLWGLVYPEIMEEFVYSLMQYYKDGGIIPRGPSGGNDTYVMTGASTTPFIVSAIQKGIVKENLEEIYIALKKNHMPGGIMEKAGYEHNTNIGGGLKYYLEKGYVPYPLPDGNFGSHEDGASQTLEYAYQDWTLAQLAKKLNHEEDYNYFMKRAENYKNVFDAKIGWMRPKNVEGKWRENYDPYQYENGFIESNGAQSTWFVPHDILGLADLMGGKEKAVEKLNAQFEAAKKLKYTSGTSHDAELHPEFSRIPVNFGNQPSMQTSNIFTVLGRPDLTQYWTRNVVKETFSGLSPATGYNGDEDQGLMGSLNVLLKLGLFQMNGGTDKDAVYEIGSPIFNKITITLNPKYYSGKTFVIKADNNNPENVYIKDIKFNQKEVSNFELSHQDITNGGELILQMSDHSNLQKQ from the coding sequence ATGGAACTAAGTCAAATCAATAAAATAGGACGTATCGCAATAAGTCTAACCCTTATTTTTTTAGTGTCGTGCAACGCTCAGAAAACGGTTTCTTTAAAGAAAAAACAGTTATCAGACATGGTTTACCCGTTGTTGGACACTGAAAACTCAAGATGGTTTTTCTTTTCATCAGCGAGTCGGCCTTTTGGAATGGTTAATTTAAATCCGGACACTGAAATTAATGGTGATTGGGGAGGTGGTTATAAATATACTACAGATACAGTTAAAGGTTTCAGTCATGTGCACGAATGGCAGATGTCTGGCGTATCGGTAATGCCTGTCACCATTTCAGAAGAAAATAAAAAGACTATTTTCAAAAATTTTTATTCCAAATTCAGCCATAAAACTGAAATTATTACGCCTGGATATCATTCGCTAAAATTAGACAGATATCAGATAACAGCAGAATTAACCAGCACACCAAGAGTTGGTTTTCATAAATATACTTTTCCGGCAAAAGCACAAAAAGCAGTTCTTTTTAATTTAAACACTGTTTTAGGCCCTTGCGACAATACCAACGGAACATTAGAAAAAAACAATGACTTTGAACTTTCAGGATCTTTGGTTTTAAGTACCAATTTCAGACGCCCAAAACCATTGACTGTATTTTTTAAAGTGAAAACCAATGAGCCAATTTCTTCTGTTGAAAAAGATAATGCGACAGGAAATTATTTGATTCATTTTGGTAAAACCAAAGAACAAGTATTGATGAAAGTGGGTATTTCTTATACTTCGATTGAAAATGCGAATAATAATATAGAAACCGAATTACCACATTGGAACTTTAACCAAACAACCGCTGATTCCAGAAAAGTATGGAGCGATTTATTAGGAAGAATAAAAGTAGAAGGCGGAACCGAAACCGACCAAAGAAGATTTTACACTGATTTATGGCATGCCCTGCAAGGGAGAAAAATGGTTAGTGACGCAAATGGAGCCTATCCTGACAATACAGGGGACAAATTCAGGGTAGGACATTTGCCATTAAATGTTGATGGAAAACCAAAATTCAACCACTATAATTCAGATGCTTTTTGGGGAGCGCAATGGACCATCAATAACCTTTGGGGATTGGTATATCCCGAGATTATGGAAGAATTTGTGTATTCATTAATGCAGTATTACAAAGACGGCGGCATAATCCCGCGCGGGCCTTCGGGTGGAAATGATACCTATGTAATGACTGGAGCTTCAACAACGCCATTTATTGTCAGCGCCATTCAAAAAGGAATTGTAAAAGAAAATTTAGAGGAAATTTACATTGCACTCAAAAAGAATCATATGCCAGGCGGTATCATGGAAAAAGCAGGATATGAACACAATACCAATATTGGAGGAGGCTTAAAATATTATTTAGAAAAAGGATATGTTCCGTATCCGCTTCCTGATGGAAATTTCGGAAGCCACGAAGATGGTGCGAGCCAGACTCTGGAATATGCGTATCAGGATTGGACTTTGGCTCAGCTGGCTAAAAAACTCAATCATGAAGAAGATTACAACTATTTCATGAAAAGAGCCGAAAACTATAAAAATGTTTTTGATGCTAAAATAGGCTGGATGCGTCCGAAAAATGTAGAGGGAAAATGGCGTGAAAATTATGATCCGTATCAATACGAAAACGGATTTATAGAATCAAACGGCGCACAATCGACTTGGTTTGTTCCGCATGATATTTTAGGTTTGGCTGATTTAATGGGCGGAAAAGAAAAAGCAGTAGAAAAATTGAATGCTCAATTTGAAGCAGCTAAAAAACTAAAGTATACCTCTGGTACATCACACGATGCAGAATTACACCCGGAGTTTAGCCGAATTCCGGTAAATTTTGGAAATCAGCCTTCTATGCAGACGTCAAATATTTTTACCGTTTTGGGAAGACCTGATTTAACGCAATATTGGACAAGAAACGTGGTAAAAGAAACCTTCAGCGGATTATCACCTGCAACAGGTTATAACGGGGATGAAGATCAGGGATTAATGGGAAGCCTGAATGTTTTATTGAAATTAGGTTTATTCCAAATGAACGGAGGAACAGACAAAGATGCCGTTTATGAAATTGGAAGTCCGATATTCAATAAAATCACGATTACATTAAATCCGAAATATTATTCAGGGAAAACATTTGTGATTAAAGCGGACAATAATAATCCTGAAAATGTATATATAAAGGATATCAAATTCAACCAGAAAGAAGTGTCAAATTTTGAGCTTTCACATCAGGATATTACGAATGGAGGCGAATTGATTTTACAAATGTCAGATCATTCAAATCTGCAAAAACAGTAA
- a CDS encoding RagB/SusD family nutrient uptake outer membrane protein has translation MKKILKYLGLPVFMAGLVWSCSDLDVPITTQLTPEVFPQNSTQYIQTTGPVYAAFRGEFSFAWWWSQSLSTDEAILPARGGNWFDNRNYIAMHFHDWNADNGIIGSLWDWSSKVIGTSNQAISILRQTMPEGADKKTLISELKTMRAISYFMLMDSYGDVPLDTLYGDFTSHAKTPRAEVFNFIEKELKSAVPNLNPASGVATYGRPNKQTANAMLAKLYLNANIYTGTARYNECIAACDEVINSGLYAVEPRASYLQMFYPTNGPTMKEFIFAVPYDPAAVTVGYNGQMYHARYDVPRSERAKFGLSFTPSAPRSTLPEFYAYFNDPNDIRNRQWLTGLQFMNDGVTPVTVTTTKKGYDQFYTGSDGGAAYTYQVNLTPDIIPRQSVPLFDLGNDEIAWNMGYRNIKFYPDATSTNRNQKNDVPFLRYSDVLLMKAESILRGGAATLGQSSDALVNMVRSNRTTSAALNGVTLEDLYKERSREFAWEAWHRNDMIRFGKYEGSWGYKTNTDTYRRVFPIPTNAMVLNPALTQNDGY, from the coding sequence ATGAAAAAGATATTAAAATATTTAGGTCTTCCAGTATTTATGGCTGGTTTAGTATGGTCTTGCAGTGATCTTGATGTGCCTATAACAACCCAGTTGACACCTGAAGTATTTCCACAAAATTCAACACAATATATTCAGACAACAGGACCGGTTTATGCAGCTTTCCGCGGTGAGTTTTCATTTGCCTGGTGGTGGTCTCAGTCTTTATCTACTGATGAAGCTATTCTTCCTGCAAGAGGAGGAAACTGGTTTGATAACCGTAACTATATTGCAATGCATTTTCATGACTGGAATGCAGACAATGGTATTATCGGAAGTCTTTGGGATTGGTCATCTAAAGTGATCGGAACAAGCAATCAGGCAATTTCTATCTTAAGACAGACAATGCCGGAAGGTGCAGACAAAAAGACTTTGATTTCGGAGTTAAAAACCATGCGTGCCATTTCTTATTTCATGTTGATGGACAGTTATGGAGATGTGCCATTGGATACGTTATATGGGGATTTCACATCTCATGCTAAAACACCAAGAGCAGAAGTTTTCAATTTTATTGAGAAAGAATTAAAAAGCGCTGTCCCAAATTTAAACCCTGCATCCGGAGTTGCTACTTACGGAAGACCAAATAAACAAACTGCTAATGCAATGTTAGCAAAGTTATATTTGAATGCCAATATTTATACTGGAACTGCACGTTACAATGAATGTATTGCAGCTTGCGATGAGGTAATTAACTCAGGTTTATACGCAGTGGAACCAAGAGCATCATATTTGCAAATGTTTTACCCAACCAACGGACCAACAATGAAAGAATTCATTTTTGCAGTTCCTTACGATCCAGCAGCAGTTACGGTGGGTTACAATGGTCAAATGTACCACGCGCGTTATGATGTGCCACGCTCTGAAAGAGCCAAATTCGGTCTTTCTTTCACGCCAAGTGCACCTAGAAGTACCCTGCCTGAGTTCTATGCTTACTTTAATGACCCAAATGATATTCGTAACAGACAATGGCTTACAGGACTTCAGTTTATGAATGATGGTGTTACTCCAGTAACGGTTACAACAACGAAAAAAGGATACGATCAGTTTTATACTGGATCAGATGGAGGAGCAGCTTATACGTATCAGGTAAATTTAACACCAGATATTATTCCTCGTCAAAGTGTTCCTTTATTTGATCTTGGAAACGACGAAATCGCCTGGAACATGGGATACAGAAATATCAAATTCTATCCTGATGCAACTTCAACAAACCGTAACCAAAAGAATGATGTTCCTTTCTTACGTTATTCAGATGTGCTTTTAATGAAAGCAGAGTCAATCTTACGTGGCGGAGCAGCAACTTTAGGTCAAAGTTCAGATGCCTTAGTAAATATGGTTCGCTCTAATCGTACCACATCTGCAGCTTTAAACGGTGTAACACTGGAAGATCTTTATAAAGAAAGAAGCCGTGAATTTGCCTGGGAAGCTTGGCATAGAAATGATATGATCCGTTTTGGAAAATATGAAGGATCCTGGGGTTATAAAACGAATACAGACACTTATCGTCGTGTATTCCCAATTCCAACAAACGCAATGGTTTTAAATCCCGCATTAACACAAAATGATGGATATTAA
- a CDS encoding SusC/RagA family TonB-linked outer membrane protein — MEKLKLLLLAFCFGFSMNTWAQKTEVSGVVLDDKGVPLPAANVLEKGTTNTASTDFDGKFKISASNKNATLIFSFMGFDDQPVKLDGTKTTYSIRLQPTTTSLEQVVVVGYGKGSRKNLTTSVTSVKAEDLNRGAISDVGQLLQGKVSGLNISSSGDPTKTASVVLRGASTLNSSQGPFYVIDGIPGVDISVIAPDDIATIDVLKDAAATAIYGNRAANGVIMVTTKKGSKGRTQIAYNGYMGWEEVSNNLDMMNADQLRAFTTKNNLNFTPENDKGANTNWQKEILRPGRAASSSHNLSMSGGGDHGNYTASITSFNKEGVMQKSDFSRIIARLSVEQFAFDDKVKFGLNVTNSTTKYQNVPQRNTVLLQAASYLPISPVKNADGSYFENFVSTGYFNPVALIAHGTDETKTDNLVGNLTAEVKLPFGITYNLNLAHQRLTASHGEFYDSYYSQYNSANFYNNPDPPLTKTLVNFGVNGSALRNSYETRNNIIESFFTWDRTFGEHKIKAVAGYSWQENTLGDGFQATTTNFPVDNVGYNNLALSNYTSVNGYVVNFGDSKAYQKTRLIAYFARLNYNYKDKYLLQGSIRRDGGSMFGENNQWGYFPSVGGAWRLDKENFMKNQNFFSDLKLRGSWGVTGNSSGFNAYTAQFISGSLGTFYYNGQQIGAYGPNQAANPDLKWEKTATANIGLDFSILKGKVTGSVDVYDKKTTDMIFNYNVNPVLVPVGTIVANGGTMSNKGIEVSLSTTPVKTADFSWTTNLNLAHNKNEIVKLTSPFFVGGDSIRRVQPDGGGQTGSTLQIFKEGKPLGQFFTLKYAGKNADGVSQYYDKNGDLTTTPQIGVDYHYAGSAQPKLLLGWANNFQYKKFDLSIFFRGVFGNKIFNATRADLFRPSTAMTTNILVDAGNESPNDLNAYKYSDRFIEDGSYLRLDNMTLGYNFGKVGRYISSVRVYQTINNVFVITKYKGIDPEVEQGGTAPGVDSNNFYPKTRTYMFGLNVIF; from the coding sequence ATGGAAAAACTTAAACTTTTATTATTAGCCTTTTGCTTTGGCTTCTCAATGAATACATGGGCACAAAAAACAGAAGTGTCCGGTGTAGTTTTAGATGACAAAGGCGTTCCACTGCCAGCAGCCAATGTACTAGAAAAGGGTACAACGAATACAGCATCTACAGATTTTGATGGGAAATTTAAAATTTCGGCTTCAAACAAAAACGCAACACTTATATTTTCTTTTATGGGATTTGACGATCAGCCTGTAAAATTAGATGGAACAAAAACAACTTATTCAATTCGATTACAGCCAACCACAACAAGTTTAGAGCAGGTAGTTGTAGTAGGTTACGGTAAAGGATCCCGTAAAAACTTAACGACTTCTGTAACTTCGGTTAAAGCTGAAGATTTAAACAGAGGAGCCATCAGTGATGTTGGACAGCTTTTACAGGGTAAAGTTTCCGGTTTGAATATTTCATCAAGTGGTGACCCTACAAAAACGGCTTCTGTAGTATTACGTGGAGCATCTACGTTAAATAGTTCTCAAGGGCCATTTTATGTAATTGATGGTATACCGGGAGTAGATATCTCTGTAATTGCACCGGATGACATTGCTACAATCGACGTTTTGAAAGATGCGGCGGCAACTGCAATCTACGGTAACCGTGCAGCAAATGGGGTTATCATGGTAACCACAAAAAAAGGAAGTAAAGGAAGAACGCAAATCGCATACAACGGTTATATGGGTTGGGAAGAAGTTTCTAATAATCTGGACATGATGAATGCAGATCAGTTAAGAGCTTTTACAACTAAAAACAATTTGAATTTTACGCCGGAAAATGACAAAGGAGCTAACACAAATTGGCAAAAAGAAATTTTAAGACCAGGACGTGCAGCATCAAGCAGCCATAACTTGTCTATGAGCGGAGGAGGAGATCATGGAAACTATACAGCAAGTATTACTTCATTCAATAAAGAAGGGGTAATGCAGAAAAGTGATTTCTCTCGTATCATTGCTCGTTTATCTGTTGAGCAGTTTGCTTTTGACGATAAGGTTAAATTTGGTTTAAATGTTACGAACTCTACAACAAAATATCAAAATGTACCACAGCGTAATACAGTTCTTTTACAAGCGGCAAGTTATCTTCCAATTTCTCCGGTAAAAAATGCTGACGGAAGTTATTTTGAAAATTTTGTAAGTACCGGATATTTCAATCCTGTAGCTTTAATTGCTCACGGTACAGACGAAACAAAAACAGATAACCTTGTGGGGAACTTAACAGCAGAAGTAAAATTACCATTTGGAATCACTTATAATTTGAACTTAGCACACCAAAGGCTTACAGCATCTCACGGAGAGTTTTATGACAGCTATTATTCACAATACAATAGTGCGAACTTCTACAACAACCCAGATCCGCCTTTGACAAAAACTTTAGTGAATTTTGGTGTAAATGGTTCTGCTTTGAGAAATTCTTATGAGACTAGAAACAATATTATTGAAAGCTTCTTTACTTGGGATAGAACATTTGGAGAGCATAAAATAAAAGCCGTTGCAGGTTACTCTTGGCAGGAAAATACATTAGGAGACGGTTTTCAGGCTACAACAACTAACTTTCCTGTTGATAATGTTGGATATAATAACTTAGCTCTAAGTAATTATACTTCAGTTAACGGTTATGTAGTAAACTTTGGAGATAGCAAAGCCTATCAAAAAACACGTTTGATAGCTTACTTTGCTCGTTTAAACTACAATTATAAAGACAAATATCTTTTACAAGGATCAATCAGAAGAGACGGTGGATCTATGTTTGGAGAAAATAACCAATGGGGATATTTCCCTTCTGTAGGTGGTGCCTGGAGATTAGACAAAGAAAACTTCATGAAAAATCAAAACTTCTTTAGTGATTTGAAACTTCGTGGAAGCTGGGGTGTAACAGGTAACTCTTCAGGATTTAATGCTTACACAGCACAATTTATTTCAGGAAGTTTAGGTACTTTCTATTACAACGGACAACAAATTGGAGCTTACGGACCAAACCAGGCAGCAAACCCTGATTTGAAATGGGAAAAAACAGCTACAGCAAATATTGGTCTTGATTTCTCTATCTTAAAAGGAAAAGTAACTGGTTCTGTTGATGTGTACGACAAGAAAACAACAGACATGATTTTTAACTACAATGTTAATCCGGTTTTAGTACCAGTAGGAACAATTGTAGCAAACGGAGGAACAATGTCTAACAAAGGTATTGAGGTGAGTTTAAGTACAACTCCGGTTAAAACAGCAGATTTCAGCTGGACAACTAACTTGAACCTGGCTCATAACAAGAATGAGATCGTGAAATTAACCAGTCCGTTCTTTGTTGGTGGAGATTCAATTCGTCGTGTACAGCCAGACGGAGGTGGACAAACAGGAAGTACTTTACAGATTTTTAAAGAAGGAAAACCATTAGGACAATTCTTTACACTTAAATATGCAGGAAAAAATGCTGACGGAGTTTCTCAGTATTATGACAAAAATGGTGATTTGACTACTACACCTCAAATTGGAGTAGATTATCACTATGCAGGAAGTGCACAGCCAAAATTATTATTAGGATGGGCAAATAACTTCCAATACAAAAAATTTGATTTAAGTATTTTCTTCAGAGGAGTATTTGGTAATAAAATTTTCAACGCAACCCGTGCCGATTTATTTAGACCGAGTACTGCAATGACTACTAATATTCTGGTAGATGCAGGAAACGAGTCGCCAAATGACCTGAACGCTTACAAATATTCAGATCGTTTCATCGAAGACGGCAGTTATCTAAGATTAGACAACATGACTTTAGGGTATAATTTTGGTAAAGTCGGCAGGTACATTAGTAGTGTACGTGTTTATCAAACCATCAACAATGTGTTTGTCATTACCAAATACAAAGGAATTGATCCGGAAGTTGAACAAGGAGGAACCGCTCCGGGCGTAGATTCAAATAACTTCTATCCAAAAACCAGAACATACATGTTTGGTTTAAATGTGATCTTCTAA
- a CDS encoding alpha-N-acetylglucosaminidase — MKSENFKIEKNDSLKMAVMAFILLFLGSFKAHCQGDEKTKSAFGVIERLVGNRVSEFELSIAENQTNNKSDWFEIETANNKVKIKASNNTALCYAAYNFLRDIGAVLVSWEGNRVNLPKTWPKYAKKGDTPFEYREYLNACTFGYTTPWWDWKRWEQEIDWMALHGINLPTAMEGQEAVWQELWKEYGLTNSQLESHFAGPAYLPWQRMGNINSLEGPLPQEWFVKKEALQKKILERMRALDMHPVVPAFSGYVPKAFAEKHPEAKITELKSWSGGGFASTFLLDSKDPLFKKIGKRFIEIYTKMYGKSNFYLADSFNEIEPPVSEHNKYEELSNYGSAVYETINEAAPGATWVMQGWLFGDNKEFWTKEATSAFLSKVPNDKVMVQDYANDRYKVWDNQEAFYGKQWTYGYVHNYGGSNPVYGDLNFYKDELTSLLKNSHKGNVVGYGAMPEGLNNNSIVYEYIYDLPWTKGEQPVNDWLTKYLNARYGQAPSKPVFQAWELLLESVYNVKYWETRWWNDWAGAYLLFKRPTVTITAFKGNPGDKTKLKEALEILSKEAKKYNKQNLIQYDLIDVSRHYNSLAIDEELIECVKAYQQKDIAKGDQLFKQIEKQVLETDKIMSGQPLNNLDQWVKSASDYGSTPSVSKLYAKNAKTLITLWGGEGHLNDYASRSWQGMYKGFYWPRWKMFLEALKNAAVNNTQFDEMKERESIKNWEIKWTENN; from the coding sequence ATGAAAAGTGAGAATTTTAAAATTGAAAAGAACGATTCCTTAAAAATGGCGGTAATGGCTTTTATACTGTTGTTTTTGGGATCTTTTAAAGCACATTGTCAAGGCGATGAAAAAACAAAAAGTGCCTTTGGAGTAATTGAGAGGCTAGTTGGAAATCGTGTCAGCGAGTTTGAGTTAAGCATTGCCGAAAATCAAACCAATAACAAATCGGATTGGTTTGAAATTGAAACGGCTAATAATAAGGTAAAAATAAAAGCATCAAACAATACAGCACTTTGTTATGCAGCTTATAATTTTTTAAGAGATATCGGAGCCGTTTTAGTAAGCTGGGAAGGAAACAGAGTTAATCTGCCTAAAACCTGGCCGAAATATGCTAAAAAAGGAGATACACCATTTGAATACAGAGAATATCTAAATGCCTGTACTTTTGGTTATACAACACCATGGTGGGATTGGAAACGCTGGGAGCAGGAAATCGACTGGATGGCACTACACGGAATTAACCTTCCAACCGCAATGGAAGGTCAGGAAGCGGTATGGCAGGAATTATGGAAAGAATATGGTTTGACGAATTCTCAGTTAGAATCTCACTTTGCAGGGCCGGCTTATCTGCCTTGGCAGCGAATGGGAAATATCAATAGTTTAGAAGGTCCGTTACCACAAGAATGGTTCGTTAAAAAAGAAGCACTTCAAAAGAAAATTTTAGAAAGAATGAGAGCTTTGGACATGCATCCTGTTGTGCCTGCTTTTAGTGGTTATGTACCGAAGGCTTTCGCCGAAAAACATCCAGAAGCCAAAATAACCGAACTAAAATCCTGGTCAGGTGGCGGTTTTGCAAGTACTTTTCTGTTAGATTCTAAAGATCCTTTATTTAAAAAAATAGGAAAACGTTTTATCGAAATCTACACTAAAATGTACGGAAAGTCTAATTTCTATTTGGCCGATTCTTTCAATGAAATTGAACCTCCTGTTTCAGAACATAATAAATATGAAGAACTTTCAAATTACGGAAGCGCTGTTTATGAAACCATAAACGAAGCGGCTCCCGGTGCAACCTGGGTTATGCAGGGATGGCTTTTTGGCGACAACAAAGAATTCTGGACCAAAGAAGCCACAAGTGCATTTTTAAGTAAAGTTCCAAATGATAAAGTTATGGTTCAGGATTATGCCAACGACAGATATAAGGTATGGGATAATCAGGAAGCTTTTTATGGTAAACAATGGACTTACGGTTATGTACATAATTACGGAGGATCAAATCCGGTTTATGGAGATTTGAATTTTTATAAAGACGAATTGACAAGTTTATTAAAAAATTCACACAAAGGAAATGTTGTCGGTTATGGCGCAATGCCGGAAGGATTAAATAATAATTCAATTGTTTACGAATACATTTATGATCTTCCGTGGACAAAAGGGGAACAACCTGTAAACGATTGGCTGACTAAATATTTAAATGCAAGATATGGACAAGCACCATCAAAACCTGTTTTTCAGGCTTGGGAATTATTGCTGGAATCTGTTTATAATGTCAAATACTGGGAGACACGTTGGTGGAACGATTGGGCTGGAGCGTATTTGTTATTTAAACGACCAACTGTAACCATTACAGCATTTAAAGGAAATCCCGGAGATAAAACCAAATTAAAAGAAGCTTTGGAAATTTTAAGCAAAGAGGCTAAAAAGTACAATAAGCAGAATCTTATTCAATACGATTTAATTGATGTTTCAAGACATTATAATTCACTTGCTATTGATGAAGAATTGATAGAATGTGTAAAAGCATATCAGCAGAAAGACATTGCAAAAGGAGATCAATTGTTTAAACAGATTGAAAAACAAGTTTTAGAAACAGATAAGATTATGTCCGGACAGCCTTTAAACAATTTGGATCAATGGGTGAAATCGGCTTCAGATTATGGAAGTACTCCTTCAGTTTCTAAACTGTATGCAAAAAATGCCAAAACCTTAATTACGCTTTGGGGTGGAGAAGGTCATTTGAATGATTACGCTTCAAGATCATGGCAGGGAATGTACAAAGGATTTTACTGGCCAAGATGGAAAATGTTTCTGGAAGCTTTAAAAAATGCAGCAGTAAATAATACTCAATTTGATGAAATGAAAGAAAGAGAATCGATTAAAAATTGGGAAATAAAATGGACAGAGAATAATTAA